From a single Cydia amplana chromosome 10, ilCydAmpl1.1, whole genome shotgun sequence genomic region:
- the LOC134651311 gene encoding toll-like receptor 6, whose amino-acid sequence MALQRSSSRKQAFSQILFWFVVGLNVADQSSLPLKYEAPDDCQWWLRGPNNSHEVSLTCKLRTINSEFDTTNFSVIPSEHTTSLRIECNEEMMYKSSLDDRSFAHLIKLRELVLDNCKIGRWPPGVLSGLRDLRNLTIRTKNTEWAAMSLEIASESFAAVRQLEKLDLSFNNIWSFPENLFCPLTNLVYLNVSSNRLLDVSDLGFREHAVHQALISEQDGPVPSSSLPHASCSLDIEVLDASTNRFVLMPENGFMSLRRLKELHIHDNEISMVSEKALSGLKQLQIIDLSNNKIVALPQDLFKDCKTVIKEIYLQNNSISVLSPNLFANLDQLLALDLSNNHLTSTWVTENTFRGLIRMVLLNLSNNRLTKLDPKIFKDLYTLQILNVQHNSLENIAADTFAPMNNLHTLILSYNKITHIDAYALNGLYVLSLLSIDNNHLEELHPEAFRNTSSLQDLNLNGNRLKKVPIALRNMRLLRTLDLGENQITVLEEPGFVGLHNVYGLRLIGNKIENISKDLFSDLPSLQILNLARNKLKKIDINAFDTLTNLQAIRLDANQLTDIQGLFANIPSLLWLNVSDNQVEWFDYAFIPTGLQWLDLHSNNIKELGNNYRLNKELRLQTLDASFNKMTKISTFSIPDSVELLFLNDNQITQVEAQTFVGKTNLTRVDLYANQITSMDLNALRLTPVDPGRPLPEFYIGGNPFQCDCTMEWLQRINKLDHLRQHPRVMDLESIYCKLLYNRERTYIPLIEAESSQFLCTYKTHCFTLCQCCDFDACDCEMTCPSNCTCYHDQPWSANIVDCSAAGYAEIPNSIPMDATQLYLDGNNFGGLASHAFIGRKNLDILYANNSNIDALYNNTFSGLKRLKVLHLEKNNIKELLGFELSPLENLRELHLQDNKIHYIDNRTFIELRRLEVLRLEGNNIYGFAVWQFTVNPYLVEISLSRNPWSCDCQYMNKFRNWFKNNFGKVEDANKITCVFDNVTNAVGPLMADFNSTICTSHVGGSSSIIENQVINDYLPLLLISLCIFVISSALICGVFYWRRELRVWIYYHCGFRMCYKSTAFDDEADKDRLFDAYISYSVKDEAFVAQMLAPGLESTDPSFRLCLHYRDFNASAYVADTIIEAVESSKRTIIVLSKNFINNEWCRFEFKTALHEVLKERRRRLIIILLGELPNRDIDPELRLCLKANTCIEWGDRQFWQKLRFAMPDLRKCQYHRSTVNIYASVSPVGAGRAPAPPPPPPPGKLPPLLGDGLALSASVHARDAHAHRMPPHAQLWA is encoded by the coding sequence ATGGCTCTTCAGAGAAGTTCTTCAAGAAAACAAGCCTTCAgccaaattttattttggtttgtcGTTGGACTTAATGTTGCCGATCAGAGCTCATTACCGCTCAAATATGAAGCTCCAGATGATTGTCAGTGGTGGTTACGCGGCCCGAATAACTCCCACGAAGTTTCCCTCACATGTAAGCTTCGTACGATAAACAGCGAATTCGACACAACAAACTTCAGTGTCATCCCGTCAGAACATACAACGTCACTTAGAATAGAATGTAATGAAGAAATGATGTACAAGAGCTCATTAGACGACAGAAGTTTTGCCCATTTAATAAAACTACGTGAACTTGTTTTGGATAACTGTAAAATTGGAAGATGGCCGCCTGGTGTACTTTCGGGTTTGAGAGATCTTCGAAATTTAACGATCCGAACGAAAAATACGGAGTGGGCCGCTATGAGCCTAGAGATAGCATCAGAAAGCTTTGCGGCGGTTCGGCAGTTAGAGAAGTTGGATCTGAGTTTTAACAACATTTGGTCGTTCCCTGAAAACTTGTTTTGCCCTCTGACGAACTTAGTATACTTAAATGTTTCGTCAAACCGACTGCTGGACGTGAGTGATCTGGGATTCCGGGAACACGCAGTTCACCAGGCTCTTATAAGCGAACAAGATGGACCAGTCCCTTCGTCATCCCTCCCTCATGCTTCGTGTTCCTTAGATATTGAAGTCCTGGATGCTTCAACCAACCGTTTTGTGTTAATGCCTGAAAATGGCTTCATGTCTTTGAGAAGATTAAAAGAATTGCATATTCACGATAATGAAATATCTATGGTGTCAGAAAAAGCCCTATCAGGCTTGAAGCAACTACAAATAATAGATCTTTCGAATAATAAAATTGTCGCCCTACCACAAGACTTATTTAAGGATTGTAAGACGGTAATTAAAGAAATTTACCTGCAAAACAATTCCATAAGTGTATTATCACCGAATCTCTTTGCCAACTTGGACCAATTGTTGGCATTAGACCTGTCAAATAATCATCTAACGAGTACTTGGGTCACAGAGAACACGTTTAGGGGTCTTATAAGAATGGTCCTGTTGAACCTATCGAATAACCGATTGACCAAACTAGACCCGAAGATATTCAAGGATTTATACACACTACAAATATTGAACGTTCAACACAATTCTCTGGAAAATATTGCTGCCGATACATTTGCACCCATGAACAACCTGCATACGCTTATTTtgtcatacaataaaataacacaTATCGATGCCTATGCCTTAAATGGTCTCTACGTATTGTCGTTGCTATCTATCGACAATAATCATCTCGAAGAACTCCACCCTGAAGCATTTAGGAATACATCCTCCCTGcaagatttaaatttaaatggaaATCGATTAAAGAAAGTACCCATAGCGCTAAGAAATATGAGATTATTGCGAACATTGGATCTAGGAGAAAATCAGATAACAGTGCTTGAAGAGCCCGGCTTTGTCGGTTTGCATAACGTATATGGACTGCGACTTATcggaaataaaatagaaaacatTAGCAAAGATCTGTTTTCTGATTTACCTTCGTTGCAAATATTAAACTTAGCTCGAAATAAACTGAAGAAAATCGACATCAATGCCTTTGATACTCTTACTAATTTACAAGCTATTAGATTGGATGCTAACCAGCTCACAGATATCCAAGGTCTATTTGCAAACATCCCCTCTCTGTTGTGGTTAAACGTGTCAGATAACCAAGTAGAATGGTTTGACTACGCTTTTATACCGACGGGACTTCAATGGCTGGACCTACATAGCAACAACATCAAAGAATTGGGCAATAACTACCGCCTGAATAAAGAGCTGCGGCTGCAGACATTAGACGCGAGCTTCAATAAAATGACAAAAATATCTACCTTTTCCATACCCGATAGCGTGGAACTTCTGTTCTTAAATGATAATCAAATTACACAAGTTGAAGCTCAAACTTTTGTTGGAAAAACCAATTTAACGAGAGTCGATTTGTATGCTAATCAGATAACTAGTATGGATCTCAATGCGCTCCGTCTAACTCCGGTCGATCCAGGTCGCCCTCTGCCCGAGTTTTACATTGGCGGAAATCCTTTTCAGTGTGATTGTACAATGGAGTGGCTACAACGAATTAACAAACTCGATCATCTCAGACAACACCCTAGGGTAATGGACTTAGAGAGCATATACTGCAAGTTGTTATATAATAGAGAAAGGACTTATATTCCGCTTATAGAGGCGGAATCTTCACAGTTTTTGTGTACATATAAAACTCATTGTTTTACGTTGTGTCAATGTTGTGATTTTGACGCTTGTGATTGTGAAATGACGTGCCCATCGAACTGTACATGTTATCATGATCAGCCGTGGTCGGCAAATATTGTGGACTGTTCGGCTGCTGGGTACGCGGAAATACCCAACAGCATACCTATGGACGCTACTCAACTATATCTAGACGGTAACAACTTTGGTGGTTTAGCAAGTCACGCTTTTATAGGTCGTAAAAACTTAGATATATTATACGCTAATAATTCAAATATTGACGCTCTGTATAATAATACATTTAGTGGACTAAAACGCTTAAAAGTTTTGcatctagaaaaaaataatataaaagagCTGCTCGGCTTTGAATTGTCGCCCCTGGAGAATTTACGAGAGCTACATCTACAAGACAATAAAATACACTATATCGATAATCGGACCTTTATAGAGCTAAGACGTTTAGAAGTGCTACGTTTGGAAGGGAATAACATTTACGGCTTTGCGGTGTGGCAGTTTACAGTGAACCCATATTTGGTAGAGATAAGCCTGTCTCGAAACCCATGGTCGTGCGATTGTCAATACATGAACAAATTTAGAAattggtttaaaaataactttgggAAAGTGGAAGACGCTAACAAAATCACATGTGTATTCGATAATGTAACCAACGCCGTCGGCCCTCTCATGGCGGATTTCAATTCCACTATTTGCACAAGCCACGTCGGCGGCAGCTCCTCAATTATCGAAAATCAAGTTATAAATGATTATCTACCACTGCTTCTGATATCTCTATGCATATTTGTAATAAGTTCCGCATTGATATGTGGTGTATTTTACTGGAGGCGAGAGCTTCGCGTTTGGATTTACTACCATTGCGGATTTAGAATGTGCTACAAGAGCACAGCTTTCGATGATGAGGCCGATAAAGATCGGCTGTTTGATGCCTATATTAGTTATAGTGTCAAAGACGAGGCATTTGTGGCACAGATGCTAGCGCCCGGCTTAGAATCAACGGACCCAAGTTTTCGACTATGCCTGCACTATCGAGATTTTAATGCTTCTGCTTATGTGGCAGATACGATCATTGAAGCCGTAGAATCATCTAAAAGAACGATAATAGTCCTATCAAAAAATTTCATTAACAACGAATGGTGCCGTTTCGAATTTAAGACGGCGCTCCACGAAGTACTAAAAGAGAGACGAAGAAGACTGATAATAATATTACTAGGCGAGCTGCCGAATAGAGACATTGATCCCGAACTGAGGTTGTGTTTGAAGGCGAACACTTGTATAGAGTGGGGTGATAGGCAGTTTTGGCAAAAGTTGAGGTTCGCGATGCCAGACTTGAGAAAGTGTCAGTATCACCGATCGACAGTGAATATTTACGCGTCAGTGTCACCGGTGGGGGCCGGgcgggcgccggcgccgcccccgcccccgccgccgGGCAAGCTGCCCCCTCTGCTGGGCGACGGGCTGGCGCTCTCGGCCAGCGTGCACGCTCGCGATGCGCACGCGCACCGCATGCCGCCGCACGCGCAACTTTGGGCGTAG